Proteins encoded within one genomic window of Microbacterium soli:
- a CDS encoding branched-chain amino acid ABC transporter permease: protein MLQQLLNGLFLGSIYALFAIGFTLVFGILDRLNLAHPSVFAASAFVGIWLTDAYDLPLWLVLIAVFVFGLIMGLLIERIAFRPLRDRPDAHFAGLISSIAMAGMIVALLQAVFGPNTRRFPVGTIPEDSLRVGDLTASWLQIIILVVSLGLMIALSLLVQRSRLGRSMRAVAENPTAARVLGVNVDRVTATTFAISTALGAVAGVLFALNVNSAQLGMGSAIELKGLAVIIVGGMGSLSGSLVGGLLLGIAEVFAIQYIGSSWRDLIAFALLFVILLVRPEGLFGKRKVREV from the coding sequence ATGCTGCAGCAGCTGCTGAACGGCCTGTTCCTCGGTTCGATCTACGCGCTGTTCGCCATCGGATTCACGCTGGTGTTCGGCATCCTGGATCGGCTGAATCTGGCCCATCCGTCCGTGTTCGCCGCGTCGGCGTTCGTGGGCATCTGGTTGACGGATGCCTACGACCTGCCGCTGTGGCTCGTGCTGATCGCCGTGTTCGTGTTCGGTCTCATCATGGGGCTGCTCATCGAGCGCATCGCGTTCCGCCCGCTCCGGGACAGGCCCGACGCGCATTTCGCCGGGCTGATCTCCTCGATAGCGATGGCGGGCATGATCGTCGCACTGCTGCAGGCCGTGTTCGGTCCGAACACGCGGCGATTCCCGGTGGGGACGATCCCGGAGGACTCCCTCAGGGTCGGCGACCTGACGGCGAGCTGGCTGCAGATCATCATCCTGGTCGTCTCGCTGGGGCTGATGATCGCGCTGAGCCTGCTCGTGCAGCGCTCCCGCCTGGGCCGCTCCATGCGCGCCGTCGCCGAGAACCCGACGGCGGCGCGCGTGCTGGGCGTGAACGTGGACCGGGTCACGGCCACCACGTTCGCGATCTCCACGGCGCTGGGCGCCGTCGCGGGCGTGCTGTTCGCGCTGAACGTGAACAGCGCGCAGCTGGGCATGGGCAGCGCCATCGAGCTGAAGGGACTGGCGGTGATCATCGTCGGAGGCATGGGGTCGCTGTCGGGGTCGCTCGTGGGCGGCCTCCTCCTCGGCATCGCCGAGGTGTTCGCCATCCAGTACATCGGCTCCAGTTGGCGCGACCTCATCGCCTTCGCGCTGCTGTTCGTCATCCTGCTGGTGCGTCCCGAGGGCCTGTTCGGCAAGCGCAAGGTGCGTGAGGTCTGA
- a CDS encoding branched-chain amino acid ABC transporter ATP-binding protein/permease — protein sequence MLFTESTLVFIALNGVFAFSFYAVLVAGQLSLAQAGFAGIAGFTAATLTPPPEQWGPLPTLLFAMVIGMIVGAITAVILGLPTMKLRGVYLAIATLGFAEAIRIFLLNSEWTGGAQGMSVPKTLTPAVAWTVLALVTYWFARQSHSRYGRALEAIREDELAARSIGINVAGHRLSAFVAAGVLAGLYGVLWAYYVRLMAPEDFGFSTAIDGLVTAVVGGTANFVGPILGSGFQTLLPEIQRAIGVEAGWIRPFISGLLLLLVILYLSGGIASLIPRRRQKVDVAALQTDAAQLALRTHPAAGDVVVELKQLAKEYGGVHAVRGVDLTVRSGEVVGLIGPNGAGKTTLVNMVSGLIPPSSGTATVLGVPVGRTPVHRIAAAGVTRTFQHSKLFNRLTALENVLIGAHVVARPTFLRRLIWLPSARRDERIALAHAARCLDRVGLLEKANTPAKGLSYGDQRRLEIARALAADPSLLILDEPAAGMNHVEAEGLSALIRDLSADGLTIIFIEHNVGMVLDTCDHIIVLNFGEVLADGTPSEIAADERVIEAYLGAAEETPGAGEDGGATASAATGTGAEEDHD from the coding sequence ATGCTGTTCACCGAATCGACGCTCGTCTTCATCGCCCTCAACGGGGTCTTCGCGTTCTCGTTCTACGCGGTGCTCGTCGCCGGCCAGCTGAGCCTCGCCCAGGCCGGCTTCGCCGGCATCGCCGGGTTCACCGCCGCCACGCTCACCCCTCCGCCGGAGCAGTGGGGCCCCCTCCCGACCCTGCTGTTCGCCATGGTGATCGGCATGATCGTCGGTGCGATCACGGCCGTGATCCTGGGCCTGCCGACCATGAAGCTGCGCGGCGTGTACCTCGCGATCGCGACGCTCGGCTTCGCGGAGGCGATCCGCATCTTCCTGCTGAACTCGGAGTGGACCGGCGGCGCGCAGGGCATGTCGGTGCCGAAGACGCTGACCCCCGCCGTCGCCTGGACGGTGCTCGCGCTGGTGACCTACTGGTTCGCGCGGCAGTCCCACTCCCGCTACGGTCGCGCACTGGAGGCGATCCGCGAGGATGAGCTGGCCGCGCGCTCGATCGGCATCAACGTCGCCGGGCATCGGCTCTCGGCCTTCGTCGCCGCCGGTGTGCTGGCAGGACTGTACGGGGTGCTGTGGGCGTACTACGTCCGCCTGATGGCGCCGGAGGACTTCGGGTTCAGCACCGCGATCGACGGGCTCGTGACCGCCGTGGTCGGCGGCACGGCGAACTTCGTCGGACCGATCCTCGGCAGCGGGTTCCAGACGCTGCTGCCCGAGATCCAGCGTGCGATCGGCGTCGAGGCCGGATGGATCCGCCCCTTCATCTCCGGTCTGCTGCTGCTCCTGGTGATCCTGTACCTGTCCGGCGGCATCGCGAGCCTCATCCCGCGCCGCCGCCAGAAGGTCGACGTCGCCGCCCTGCAGACGGATGCCGCACAGCTGGCGCTGCGGACGCACCCGGCCGCCGGCGACGTGGTCGTCGAGCTGAAGCAGCTGGCGAAGGAGTACGGCGGCGTGCACGCCGTGCGCGGCGTGGACCTCACGGTCCGCAGCGGCGAGGTCGTGGGCCTCATCGGCCCCAACGGTGCGGGCAAGACGACGCTCGTGAACATGGTCTCGGGGCTCATCCCGCCCTCCTCCGGCACGGCGACCGTACTGGGCGTCCCCGTCGGCCGCACCCCCGTGCACAGGATCGCCGCCGCCGGTGTGACGCGCACCTTCCAGCATTCCAAGCTGTTCAACCGCCTCACGGCGCTGGAGAACGTGCTCATCGGTGCGCACGTGGTCGCCAGGCCCACGTTCCTGCGTCGGCTGATCTGGCTGCCGTCGGCCCGCCGTGACGAGCGCATCGCCCTCGCGCACGCCGCACGGTGCCTGGACCGGGTGGGCCTGCTGGAGAAGGCGAACACCCCCGCCAAGGGGCTGTCGTACGGCGACCAGCGCAGGCTGGAGATCGCCCGGGCACTCGCCGCCGACCCCTCGCTGCTGATCCTCGACGAGCCGGCGGCCGGCATGAACCATGTGGAGGCCGAGGGGCTGAGCGCGCTGATCAGGGATCTGTCCGCGGACGGTCTGACGATCATCTTCATCGAGCACAACGTGGGCATGGTGCTCGACACCTGCGACCACATCATCGTGCTGAACTTCGGTGAGGTGCTCGCCGACGGCACGCCGTCGGAGATCGCCGCCGACGAGCGGGTGATCGAGGCGTACCTGGGCGCGGCCGAGGAGACGCCGGGCGCCGGCGAGGACGGTGGCGCGACGGCATCCGCCGCCACGGGCACCGGTGCGGAGGAGGATCATGACTGA
- a CDS encoding ABC transporter ATP-binding protein — MTEPLLSVNDLSVSYGRVQAVRGVSFDVEAGALVTLVGANGAGKSSIINAISGIVRPSGGRILFDGADITKTKSHRLVPRGLVQVPEGRQILATMTIAENLQMGARTHGAGAGTAIDEMYQRFPVLGERRRLAAGSLSGGEQQMLAIARAMLARPKLMLMDEPSMGLAPKIVNEVFAVIDEVLAGGTTVLLVEQNARRALQAAREGHILQNGEIVRSGASADLLADDDIIQAYLGTGRSTR; from the coding sequence ATGACTGAGCCGCTGCTGAGCGTGAACGACCTGTCGGTCTCCTACGGACGCGTGCAGGCCGTGCGCGGCGTCTCCTTCGACGTCGAGGCCGGTGCGCTCGTGACGCTCGTGGGCGCGAACGGCGCCGGGAAGTCGTCGATCATCAACGCGATCTCCGGGATCGTGCGCCCCTCGGGCGGGCGGATCCTGTTCGACGGCGCCGACATCACGAAAACGAAGTCGCACCGGCTCGTCCCACGGGGTCTCGTGCAGGTGCCCGAGGGCCGGCAGATCCTCGCGACCATGACGATCGCGGAGAACCTGCAGATGGGCGCCCGCACACACGGTGCGGGAGCCGGCACCGCGATCGACGAGATGTACCAGCGCTTCCCCGTGCTCGGCGAGCGCCGCAGGCTGGCGGCCGGGTCGCTGTCGGGCGGCGAGCAGCAGATGCTCGCGATCGCCCGCGCCATGCTGGCCCGACCGAAGCTCATGCTCATGGACGAGCCGTCCATGGGGCTGGCGCCGAAGATCGTCAACGAGGTCTTCGCGGTGATCGACGAGGTGCTCGCCGGCGGCACGACCGTGCTGCTGGTGGAGCAGAACGCGCGCCGCGCCCTGCAGGCCGCCCGGGAGGGTCACATCCTGCAGAACGGCGAGATCGTGCGCTCGGGGGCGTCGGCGGATCTGCTGGCCGACGACGACATCATCCAGGCGTACCTGGGCACCGGACGGTCGACGCGATGA
- a CDS encoding alpha-hydroxy acid oxidase → MTLPPRRITRRIPTWGAVAPLLGFRRPVWDRVDRRLAQALTVKDLARIARRTTPRSVFDYVHGAAEEELSLARARRAFAQVEFEPRVLQDVATVDTSTTILGQQVSFPLIMAPTGFTRMMQHEGEIAVARAAARAGVPYTLSTMGTTSPAELADAVPDGRNWFQLYLWKDREGTARLVEEARRTGYDTLVLTVDTPVAGNRLRDARNGLTIPPTLNLKTMWDVAWHPGWWFNVLTTDPIEFASLRSFDGTVAELVAKMFDPSLRLDDLAWLREEWPGKLVVKGIQSVADAQRVVDTGADAVVVSNHGGRQLDRAPTPLRLLPEVAAAVGDRAEIILDTGILSGADVLAAVGLGADACMVGRAYLYGLMAGGERGVDRMLQIMRDEAVRTMQLAGVSTVHELRGRVRLD, encoded by the coding sequence ATGACTCTCCCTCCTCGCCGGATCACCCGCCGCATCCCCACCTGGGGCGCGGTGGCGCCTCTGCTGGGATTCCGCCGGCCGGTGTGGGACCGCGTCGATCGCCGGCTCGCTCAGGCGCTCACCGTGAAGGACCTGGCCCGGATCGCCCGTCGCACGACGCCCCGCTCGGTGTTCGACTACGTGCACGGCGCGGCCGAGGAGGAGCTCAGCCTCGCCCGCGCCCGCCGCGCCTTCGCGCAGGTCGAGTTCGAGCCGCGCGTGCTGCAGGACGTGGCGACGGTGGACACGTCGACGACGATCCTCGGGCAGCAGGTGTCCTTCCCGCTGATCATGGCGCCCACCGGTTTCACCCGCATGATGCAGCACGAGGGCGAGATCGCGGTGGCGCGGGCCGCCGCCCGCGCCGGGGTGCCGTACACGCTGTCCACCATGGGCACGACCTCTCCCGCGGAGCTGGCGGACGCGGTGCCCGACGGCAGGAACTGGTTCCAGCTGTACCTGTGGAAGGACCGCGAGGGCACGGCCCGTCTCGTGGAGGAGGCGCGGCGGACCGGCTACGACACGCTCGTGCTCACCGTCGACACGCCGGTCGCGGGCAACCGCCTCCGGGACGCCCGCAACGGCCTGACCATCCCGCCCACCCTGAACCTGAAGACCATGTGGGATGTCGCCTGGCACCCGGGCTGGTGGTTCAACGTGCTCACCACCGATCCGATCGAGTTCGCCAGCCTGCGCTCCTTCGACGGCACGGTCGCGGAGCTGGTGGCGAAGATGTTCGACCCGTCCCTCCGGCTGGACGACCTGGCGTGGCTGCGCGAGGAGTGGCCCGGAAAGCTCGTGGTCAAGGGCATCCAGTCCGTCGCCGACGCGCAGCGGGTGGTGGACACCGGCGCCGACGCCGTCGTCGTCTCCAACCACGGCGGCAGGCAGCTGGACCGCGCTCCCACTCCCCTGCGGCTGCTGCCGGAGGTCGCGGCCGCGGTCGGCGATCGCGCCGAGATCATCCTCGACACCGGCATCCTCTCCGGCGCCGACGTGCTGGCGGCCGTCGGACTGGGCGCGGACGCCTGCATGGTGGGCCGCGCATACCTGTACGGCCTGATGGCCGGTGGCGAGCGCGGGGTGGATCGGATGCTGCAGATCATGCGGGACGAGGCCGTGCGCACCATGCAGCTGGCGGGCGTGTCGACCGTGCACGAGCTGCGCGGGCGCGTGCGGCTGGACTGA
- a CDS encoding ABC transporter ATP-binding protein: MSRTATARRRGRGAQQDGPRATFRQLLPFLFEHRRTLAVVALLSIVGAAASLAQPLLVGQVIDRVQQNQLLGSLVWLLIGLVVVSSVISGYQHYLLQRTGTAVVYSSRRRLVARILHLPISEFDARRTGDLVSRVGTDTTLLYAVLTQGLADAVGSTIIFVGALIAMLLIDPLLLLLIVVVITASVVVVVVLSGRIRTASAAQQHKVGELASGIERGISSIRTIRASGAAERETSAVEERAHEAYGLGVRIAKISSLVVPVAGIALQVSLLVVLGVGGFRVASGALSIASLVTFIMFLFMLIMPLGQAFGAITSVNQALGALGRIQEILDLPTETQHDDVNAESTAVIVAGAPAIEFRDVRFRYPDDVIAAREAAAREARSLLVEAGLEHPDDDASDVDPDVLKGVSFAVPRGARVALVGPSGAGKSTILALIERFYDPTSGSIRVAGHDVRSYPRANLRAQFGYVEQDAPTLAGTLAENLRLAAPDATDADCERVLRSVNLGDVLERSPLGLQAPVGEDGVMLSGGERQRLAIARALLTEAPILLLDESTSSLDGVNEQRMREAIDAAASDRTLLVIAHRLSTVVDSDLIVVLQAGVVVGQGTHEELVESTPLYRNLAQHQLLV; the protein is encoded by the coding sequence ATGTCCCGCACGGCGACAGCACGCCGACGCGGGCGCGGCGCGCAGCAGGACGGCCCGCGCGCCACGTTCCGCCAGCTCCTCCCCTTCCTCTTCGAGCACAGGCGGACGCTCGCCGTCGTCGCGCTGCTCAGCATCGTCGGCGCGGCGGCGTCTCTGGCGCAGCCGCTGCTGGTGGGGCAGGTGATCGACCGGGTGCAGCAGAACCAGCTGCTGGGCAGCCTGGTCTGGCTGCTGATCGGCCTCGTGGTCGTCTCCTCCGTGATCTCCGGGTACCAGCACTATCTGCTCCAGCGCACCGGCACGGCCGTGGTGTACTCCAGCCGCCGGCGGCTGGTCGCCCGCATCCTGCACCTGCCGATCAGCGAATTCGACGCCCGCCGCACCGGTGACCTCGTCTCCCGGGTCGGCACGGACACGACGCTGCTGTACGCCGTGCTCACGCAGGGTCTCGCGGATGCCGTGGGCAGCACGATCATCTTCGTCGGCGCGCTCATCGCGATGCTCCTCATCGACCCGCTCCTGCTGCTGCTGATCGTCGTCGTCATCACCGCCTCCGTCGTGGTCGTCGTCGTGCTCAGCGGCCGCATCCGCACGGCTTCCGCCGCGCAGCAGCACAAGGTCGGCGAGCTGGCATCCGGCATCGAGCGGGGCATCTCCAGCATCCGCACCATCCGGGCATCCGGCGCCGCAGAGCGGGAGACCTCCGCCGTGGAGGAGCGCGCGCACGAGGCCTACGGGCTGGGCGTGCGCATCGCGAAGATCTCCTCGCTGGTCGTCCCCGTCGCCGGCATCGCCCTGCAGGTCTCCCTGCTGGTGGTGCTGGGCGTGGGCGGATTCCGGGTGGCATCCGGCGCGCTGAGCATCGCGTCCCTGGTGACGTTCATCATGTTCCTGTTCATGCTGATCATGCCGCTCGGTCAGGCCTTCGGCGCCATCACCTCCGTCAACCAGGCGCTGGGTGCGCTCGGGCGCATCCAGGAGATCCTCGACCTGCCGACCGAGACCCAGCACGACGACGTGAATGCCGAATCCACCGCCGTGATCGTCGCCGGCGCCCCGGCGATCGAGTTCCGCGACGTGCGGTTCCGGTACCCCGATGACGTCATCGCCGCGCGTGAGGCCGCGGCCCGCGAGGCGAGGAGTCTGTTGGTCGAAGCCGGACTGGAGCATCCCGACGATGACGCGTCCGACGTGGATCCGGACGTTCTCAAAGGCGTGTCGTTCGCCGTCCCGCGCGGCGCGCGCGTGGCGCTGGTCGGGCCCAGCGGCGCGGGCAAGAGCACGATCCTCGCCCTCATAGAGCGCTTCTACGACCCCACCTCCGGGTCGATCCGGGTGGCGGGGCACGATGTGCGCAGCTACCCGCGCGCGAACCTGCGCGCGCAGTTCGGCTACGTCGAGCAGGACGCCCCCACCCTCGCGGGAACCCTCGCCGAGAACCTGCGGCTCGCGGCCCCGGATGCCACGGATGCCGACTGCGAGCGCGTGCTGCGCTCCGTGAACCTCGGGGACGTGCTCGAACGCAGCCCGCTGGGCCTGCAGGCGCCGGTCGGCGAGGACGGGGTGATGCTCTCGGGCGGCGAGCGTCAGCGTCTGGCGATCGCCCGTGCCCTCCTCACCGAGGCGCCGATCCTCCTGCTGGACGAGTCGACCTCATCACTGGACGGCGTCAACGAGCAGCGGATGCGCGAGGCCATCGACGCGGCCGCCTCCGACCGCACCCTCCTGGTGATCGCGCACCGGCTGTCCACGGTCGTCGACAGCGACCTCATCGTCGTGCTGCAGGCCGGTGTCGTCGTCGGTCAGGGCACGCACGAGGAGCTCGTCGAATCGACCCCGCTGTACCGCAACCTCGCGCAGCACCAACTGCTGGTCTGA
- a CDS encoding hemerythrin domain-containing protein, translating into MAEGTALADALTAEHRAIDVGIEAFLGDAGDVQALQGAMLALRRHIYLEEVFLFPPLKPTMMMPIFVMLREHGELWRAMDGVDAAVAAGDDADAKCRDLLVLLDEHNKKEEPIIYPRADADLDDDVRAELADFLTDGTYPDGWVCEQA; encoded by the coding sequence ATGGCAGAGGGGACGGCGCTCGCGGACGCACTGACCGCCGAGCACCGTGCCATCGACGTCGGGATCGAGGCGTTCCTCGGCGACGCCGGTGACGTGCAGGCGCTGCAGGGTGCCATGCTGGCCCTGCGTCGGCACATCTACCTGGAGGAGGTCTTCCTCTTCCCGCCGCTGAAGCCCACCATGATGATGCCGATCTTCGTCATGCTGCGCGAGCACGGCGAGCTGTGGCGCGCCATGGACGGAGTGGACGCCGCGGTCGCGGCGGGCGACGACGCGGATGCGAAGTGCCGGGATCTGCTGGTGCTGCTGGACGAGCACAACAAGAAGGAGGAGCCGATCATCTATCCGCGCGCCGATGCGGATCTGGACGATGACGTGCGCGCCGAACTGGCGGACTTCCTCACAGACGGCACCTACCCGGACGGCTGGGTCTGCGAGCAGGCCTGA
- a CDS encoding OsmC family peroxiredoxin — protein MSIAARSATTTWDGTLAAGTGTFGTTSSGALDGQQVTWGSRTEAPEGKSSPEELLAAAHSSCFSMALALTLGEHKTPPQQLVVTSEVTLDEVDGVPTITTSALTVRGKVAGVDAAGFAAIVDEAAKLCPVSRLFAGATITVDAQLES, from the coding sequence ATGAGCATCGCAGCACGCAGCGCGACCACCACCTGGGACGGCACCCTGGCAGCCGGGACCGGAACCTTCGGCACGACCAGCAGCGGCGCCCTCGACGGACAGCAGGTGACGTGGGGCTCGCGCACGGAGGCCCCGGAGGGCAAGTCCAGCCCTGAGGAACTGCTGGCGGCGGCGCACTCCTCGTGCTTCTCGATGGCGCTGGCGCTGACGCTCGGCGAGCACAAGACCCCGCCGCAGCAGCTGGTCGTCACCAGCGAGGTCACCCTCGACGAGGTCGACGGGGTGCCCACCATCACCACCTCGGCCCTGACCGTGCGCGGGAAGGTCGCGGGGGTGGATGCCGCGGGGTTCGCGGCGATCGTCGACGAAGCCGCGAAGCTGTGCCCCGTCTCGCGACTGTTCGCCGGGGCCACCATCACCGTCGACGCGCAGCTGGAGTCCTGA
- a CDS encoding phosphoenolpyruvate carboxykinase (GTP) — protein sequence MAMAETYAPRTPSAAPLREFGAAPAYDTPAMAELREWVDGIAALTQPDSVHWVDGSRAENEMIMQRLVDEGKIIKLNPEWRPGSYLARSHPSDVARTEARTFIASEKEEDAGPTNNWADPVEMHATMDRIFAGSMRGRVMYVIPFSMGPVGGKLSHIGVQITDSAYAVASVGIMTRVGEAVTRQIADGAPWVRTVHSVGAPLEPGQEDVAWPCSDEKYIVHFPDTLEVYSYGSGYGGNAILAKKCFALRIASVIARDEGWLAEHMLLIRVISPEGKKYHVSAAFPSACGKTNLAMLRPTIPGWKVETLGDDIVWIRPGEDGRMYAMNPEAGFFGVAPGTGESTNVTAVETLWGNTIFTNVALRPDGDVWWEGLTDTPPEHLIDWQGNPWTPDSGRPAAHPNSRFTVSAAQCPQISEDWENPEGVPLDVILFGGRRASNVPLVVEATDWTHGVFLGATISSERTAAAEGTVGELRRDPFAMLPFCGYNMGDYFGHWLKVGRTLRFDRAPRIFQVNWFRRGEDGRFLWPGFGDNSRVIDWIIRRIDGDVDAEDSPIGRLPRREDLNLEGLEITDADLDELFKVDVDAWQAEADSIEEYFSMFGDRLPAALRSELEALRYRLKTAR from the coding sequence ATGGCCATGGCCGAAACGTACGCCCCCCGCACCCCGTCCGCCGCACCTCTGCGGGAGTTCGGGGCCGCGCCCGCGTACGACACGCCCGCGATGGCGGAGCTGCGCGAGTGGGTGGACGGGATCGCCGCTCTCACCCAGCCCGACAGCGTGCACTGGGTCGACGGCTCGCGCGCCGAGAACGAGATGATCATGCAGCGTCTCGTCGACGAGGGCAAGATCATCAAGCTCAACCCGGAGTGGCGCCCCGGCTCGTACCTCGCCCGCTCGCATCCCAGCGACGTCGCGCGCACCGAGGCGCGCACCTTCATCGCCTCCGAGAAGGAGGAGGATGCGGGCCCCACGAACAACTGGGCGGACCCCGTCGAGATGCACGCCACCATGGACCGGATCTTCGCGGGGTCCATGCGCGGACGCGTCATGTACGTCATCCCGTTCTCGATGGGACCCGTCGGCGGGAAGCTCTCGCACATCGGCGTCCAGATCACCGACAGCGCCTACGCCGTGGCATCCGTGGGCATCATGACCCGCGTCGGCGAGGCGGTGACCCGTCAGATCGCCGACGGAGCGCCCTGGGTCCGCACCGTGCACTCGGTCGGGGCGCCTCTCGAGCCCGGCCAGGAGGACGTCGCATGGCCGTGCAGCGACGAGAAGTACATCGTCCACTTCCCCGACACGCTGGAGGTCTACTCCTACGGGTCGGGGTACGGCGGGAACGCCATCCTCGCCAAGAAGTGCTTCGCGCTGCGGATCGCCTCGGTGATCGCGCGCGACGAGGGCTGGCTGGCCGAGCACATGCTGCTGATCCGGGTGATCTCGCCGGAGGGGAAGAAGTACCACGTGTCCGCCGCGTTCCCGTCGGCGTGCGGCAAGACCAACCTCGCGATGCTGCGGCCGACCATTCCGGGCTGGAAGGTCGAGACCCTCGGCGACGACATCGTCTGGATCCGTCCCGGTGAGGACGGCCGGATGTACGCGATGAACCCCGAGGCCGGCTTCTTCGGCGTCGCCCCGGGCACCGGCGAGTCGACCAACGTCACCGCCGTGGAGACCCTGTGGGGCAACACGATCTTCACGAACGTCGCGCTGCGCCCCGACGGGGACGTGTGGTGGGAGGGGCTGACCGACACGCCCCCGGAGCATCTCATCGACTGGCAGGGCAACCCCTGGACTCCGGACTCCGGACGCCCCGCGGCGCACCCGAACTCCCGTTTCACCGTCTCTGCCGCGCAGTGCCCGCAGATCTCCGAGGACTGGGAGAATCCGGAGGGCGTCCCCCTGGATGTGATCCTGTTCGGCGGACGCCGCGCCAGCAACGTCCCGCTGGTGGTCGAGGCGACGGACTGGACGCACGGCGTCTTCCTCGGCGCCACGATCTCCTCCGAGCGCACCGCGGCCGCCGAGGGGACCGTCGGGGAGCTGCGCCGCGACCCGTTCGCCATGCTGCCCTTCTGCGGGTACAACATGGGGGACTACTTCGGCCACTGGCTCAAGGTGGGACGCACGCTGCGCTTCGACCGGGCCCCGCGCATCTTCCAGGTCAACTGGTTCCGCCGGGGAGAGGACGGCCGCTTCCTGTGGCCGGGCTTCGGCGACAACTCGCGCGTGATCGACTGGATCATCCGGCGGATCGACGGCGATGTCGATGCGGAGGACAGCCCCATCGGCCGGCTGCCGCGTCGCGAGGACCTGAACCTCGAGGGCCTGGAGATCACGGACGCCGATCTCGACGAGCTCTTCAAGGTCGACGTCGACGCCTGGCAGGCGGAGGCGGACTCCATCGAGGAGTACTTCTCGATGTTCGGCGACAGGCTGCCGGCAGCGCTGCGCAGCGAGCTGGAGGCGCTGCGCTACCGGCTCAAGACCGCGCGCTGA
- a CDS encoding helix-turn-helix domain-containing protein produces MAASGLELSTLGHRIRHHRTKKAYTLDELGALVGIAGSQLSLIENGKREPKLSLLQAIAQACGTDVADLISGEPPNHRAALEIELDRAQASPVFRQLGIAPIRVSKSMSDETLEAILGLHRELHRREREAIATPEEARRANTELRLTMRAKANYLPEIEALAEKQLKSAGHSSGALTHRTVSIMAEKLGFELIYVDDLPHSTRSVTDLENGRIYLPPASIPGGHGLRSMALQAMAHRLLGHVRPTDYADFLQQRLEINYFAACCLIPETAGVAFLQQAKKDRNLAVEDFRDAFGVTHEAAAMRMTNLMTHHLDMRLHFLRVDENGAITRVYENDDLTLPMDVTGAVEGQPACRKFSARAAFEQRNRTTEHYQYTDTPSGTFWCATQIGSTTSGGFSITVGVPFDDARWWRGRETTHRAQSSCPDEACCRRAPEAVSRHWEGRAWPSARVHTHMFSPLPRGAFPGVEESEVYAFLDRHAGE; encoded by the coding sequence ATGGCAGCAAGTGGACTCGAGCTCAGCACCCTCGGACATCGCATCCGGCACCATCGCACCAAGAAGGCCTACACGCTCGACGAACTCGGAGCCCTGGTGGGGATCGCCGGGTCGCAGCTGAGCCTCATCGAGAACGGGAAGCGCGAGCCGAAGCTTTCCCTGCTCCAGGCGATCGCCCAGGCCTGCGGCACCGACGTCGCCGACCTCATCTCGGGTGAGCCGCCGAACCACCGCGCCGCGTTGGAGATCGAACTCGACCGCGCGCAGGCCAGTCCGGTGTTCCGCCAGCTCGGCATCGCCCCGATCCGCGTCTCCAAGAGCATGAGCGACGAGACCCTCGAGGCCATTCTCGGGCTGCACCGCGAGCTGCACCGTCGCGAGCGCGAAGCCATCGCGACCCCGGAGGAGGCACGGCGCGCGAACACCGAGCTGCGCCTGACCATGCGCGCCAAGGCCAACTACCTGCCGGAGATCGAGGCCCTGGCGGAGAAGCAGCTCAAGAGCGCAGGGCACTCCTCGGGCGCCCTCACGCACCGAACGGTGAGCATCATGGCGGAGAAGCTCGGCTTCGAACTCATCTACGTGGACGATCTGCCGCATTCGACCCGATCCGTCACCGACCTGGAGAACGGACGCATCTACCTTCCGCCGGCCTCGATCCCCGGCGGCCACGGATTGCGCTCCATGGCGCTGCAGGCCATGGCGCACCGCCTGCTCGGACATGTCCGACCCACCGACTATGCGGACTTCCTGCAGCAGCGGCTGGAGATCAACTACTTCGCCGCCTGCTGCCTGATCCCCGAGACCGCGGGGGTGGCGTTCCTCCAGCAGGCGAAGAAGGACCGCAATCTCGCCGTCGAGGACTTCCGGGATGCGTTCGGCGTGACCCACGAGGCCGCCGCCATGCGCATGACGAACCTCATGACCCACCATCTCGACATGCGCCTGCACTTCCTGCGCGTCGACGAGAACGGCGCCATCACCCGGGTGTACGAGAACGACGACCTCACCCTGCCGATGGATGTCACCGGCGCCGTGGAGGGCCAGCCCGCCTGCCGGAAGTTCTCGGCCCGAGCCGCGTTCGAGCAGCGCAACCGCACCACCGAGCACTACCAGTACACCGACACCCCGTCCGGCACGTTCTGGTGCGCGACGCAGATAGGATCCACCACGTCCGGTGGCTTCTCGATCACAGTGGGCGTGCCCTTCGACGACGCGCGCTGGTGGCGGGGCCGCGAGACGACGCACCGCGCGCAGTCGTCGTGCCCCGACGAGGCGTGCTGCCGCCGGGCGCCCGAGGCGGTCTCCCGGCACTGGGAGGGCCGCGCCTGGCCGAGCGCCCGCGTGCACACCCACATGTTCTCGCCACTCCCCCGCGGTGCCTTCCCCGGAGTGGAGGAGAGCGAGGTCTACGCCTTCCTGGACCGGCACGCCGGGGAATAG